The sequence GTCGCGGCAAATATGAAGACGTCGTGATCATGAGCATCTTGCATGAGGAGTGGCGACGCGACCGTGCCAAAGACTGACGTCGCCATCGCTGCTCCTCGACCGGCGGGTGTGCGGGTTGTCGCGCGAACAGAGGCGCACGTCTCCGCCATCGCGGCGGCATTCAACCGCGGCGACGCAGCAGCATCGACGCTCTATCACCTTCCCCGATCGCACGTGGCGCTCTCGGCCGGCTATGAAGGCGGGCGCCGCCATCGGACGATTCGCAACTTCACCATTCTCCGCGATCACGAAGTCATCGGCGTCTGTTCGTTGCTGCCGCCGACCTTCGCTGGAGTGCAGCTTGCGATTGCGATCTTTGATGCGCCATCACGCGGTCGCGGCATTGGACGGTTTGCCGTGAGCGCACTGTGCGAACTCGCGTTTGATGAGCTGCGGATAGGGCGCGTGGAGCTCGGCACGTACCCGGACAACCATGCCGCGATCCGTTGTTACGAGGCTTGCGGGTTTTCTCGCGAAGCGTTGCTGCGGCGCTACATCTATCACGATGGCGCATGGCGCGATTTGCTCTGGATGGCCCGCGCCAAGTCTGATTCACAAATATCTGGCGGGAGAAGATAGGAATCGAACCTACCAGGCCCCTTGCGAAGCCCAACACGGTTTTGAAGACCGGCAGCGGCACCAGCCGCAGACTTCTCCCACAGTCGCGGAACGCGCCATTTGACGGGAGTTTGAGGCGTTCCCGCGACAGCCCGGAATCGGCCGGAAAACGGCGATCTGCTAATGGATTGCTAATGCGATGGGTGACACGAGACGAGGCATCTCGCTAGTCCGCATCGGCACTTCGCCTCATCGTCTCCAAGCAAAGGACTGGAGCACAGCGGTCACCCAACCACACGTGTTAGCGTTTAAGGCAATTCTGGGGGACGTTCCGAGCAGATCAGTCGGTGTAGTGGTCTCTGCGTCTGGACTTAAAGATGGAGCAATCGCAGCGACGCGCGGGGATTGGTAGAAGATGGACTTCATAAACAGCTATGAGGACGCCAACCGCGCCGCCGCCTACTCCACGCTCCAATTTGCCAACACGTACTTCCTCGCATACCGTGACCTGCCGGCGATAATCGCCCACCACGTGGCGGGAAAGAGAGCGCTCGATTTCGGCTGCGGTACCGGCAGATCGACCAGATTTCTCCAAGCGCTTGGGTTCGACGTCATCGGCGTGGATATTTCGGAGGACATGGTTAGATTAGCTCGCGACACCGATCCTTCCGGCGATTACCGTTTGATTCCGGGCGATGATTTCACCGGACTTGGCGTTGGGAATTTCGACCTCGTGCTCTCCGCCTTTACTTTCGACAACGTTCCGGGCGGGCTGAAGGGGAGAATCATTTCTGATCTCGGTAAGCTGCTGACACCGAAGGGGGCCATCATCAGCATCGTTTCGTCTCCCGAGATCTACACGCATGAATGGGCATCATTTTCGACCAAAGATTTTCCGGAGAACGCTTCGGCTAAATCCGGCGATGTCGTACGCATCATCGTAACCGATCACCATGATCGTAGACCGGTCGAAGATATCCTGTGTACCGACGACACATACCAGGAGATATTCGCAAATGCCGGTCTGAACGCGATTCAAACCCTGCGGCCGCTGGCAACCCGTAGTGAGTCTTATACGTGGAGCAACGAGACCACCGTAGCTCCGTGGGTGATTTACGTTTTGAAGCGAGCGTCGTAGGAATTGTATTCTATCGCGACAGAGAAAGTCCGGATGACTTGCCGCCGGTGTTCTGTACGGTCGCGCACTGGGTCAATGGTGAGATCGTCGAAGAAAAGTTATTTTATGATTTGGTCGGGTTGCTCAGGCAAATCGGCGTGGCCTAGAATCGCAGCGCGCAACCGACTAGCGGCCCAAGTATGAGTTGGGGCAGCGGCAGCCGAAAGGACCGCCATGGCAGAGATACTTCCAGCGATTTTCTTTGGGCATGGCAATCCAATGAACGCTGTCCTCAACAACAACTATACGGAGGGATGGCGGCGTATAGGTGCACAAATCGCAAAACCTCGGGCCATTCTCGCCATTTCAGCTCATTGGTTCGTACCTGACACCGGCGTTACGGTCAGCACGGCGCCGCGAACTATCCACGATTTTGGCGGGTTCCCTCGGGAACTTTACGATATCCAATATCCTGCGCCCGGCGATCCTGAGCTCGCGCGGCGCGTTCAAAAGATGCTTGCACCGCTAGAGGTCAAACTAGACACCTCGTGGGGACTCGATCACGGAACGTGGTCCGTGCTGCGTCACGTATACCCCGAAGCGAGTACGCCCATCGTGCAGCTCAGCATCGACGAGGCCCAGCCACCTTCGTTCCACTTCGAGATTGGCCGCAAGCTTGCAGCGCTGCGCGAGGACGGTGTGTTGATTGTTGGCAGCGGCAATTTGGTGCACAATCTCCACACGTATGCGTGGGGACGTCACGACCCAGAACCGTTCGATTGGGCGATCCGCTTCGAGACCGAAGCAAGGGGCCTACTGCTCGCCGGAGACCCCAGGCCTCTTATAAACTACGAGACGCTCGGGAAGGAGGCTCTCCTTTCGGTTCCGACACCGGATCACTACTTGCCGCTGCTATACGTCATCGGAACGAGGCAACGCGACGACGTTATCACATTCCCCGTCGAAGGCGTTGATGGCGGATCCATTTCGATGCTAACGGTACGCGTTGGGTCGCAGGCGTCGTGACTCTTGGCCGACTGCGCATAGCAAAACGATCTGTCCGTGCCGCTTCAGAGCGCACGAAGGCGCAAATTCTTATCAATTTCTAAGCTTTCAGGCTTCCTCTTCATCCTCTCATGTCCGGCGGAAACGTTAGCGTGAATACGCGCGTAGTCAATAGAGGAGCGATTCGCTCTTAGCCCGACAAAAGCGAGGATCATCATGTTTAACCCCATCTCCGCACCACGGTTCCCCCGGCTCGCACTTTTCTTGTGCGGCCTTGCGATCGCGTTGAGCGCGTACGCCATGCCGGCGTCGGCCGCGTCGTATCAAGTGGTCCTGAACGGGGTGAACCTAGCGCTGTCGCAGGCGCCTGTCCAACGCGGCGGCCGGCTCTTCGTCCCCATGCGCTCGATCTTCCAGGGGCTCAGCGCGGGCGTCGCTAACGACAACGGCACGATCAATGCCACCGCCGGCACAAACACCGTTCAGGTGAAGATCGGCTCCAATCAGGCCGTCGTCGACGGACGCCAAGTGTTCCTTGACGCGCCGCCGTTCCTCGAGAATTCCATAGCGATGGTCCCACTCCGATTCGTGTCTGAAGCGCTCGGCGCCAATGTCGATTACAACAACCAGACGGGCGCGATCAACATCGCCGCCGCCAAGCCGGCCATCCCGAGCGGATCGATCATCAATGCGACGCTCGACACCGCGCTCTACACCAAGAACGCATACATCGGTCAGCCGGTCACGCTCACGGTGTCTCAGAACGCGCAAGACGCGCCGTCCGCACTCGCCGGCGCCACGATCTACGGCAAGGTGGTCGAAGCGCAGGCCGCCGCTCAAGGGACGAATCCGTCCGTGCAGATCGCAGTCGACTCGATCGCCCTTGCGAATAGTTCGGACCCGCAGCCCATCGCGGCCAAAGTGCTGAAGGTCGACCCCATTCAGGGCTCGATGATCGCGAAGGAGGCGGCTGGAACGCTCGGCGGTATGCTGCTCGGGAACTGGATCGGCAAGGCGATGGACAGCAATCAAGGCGGCCTCATCGGTGCGGTTGGCGGCTACATGCTGACTTCGAACAGCAAGGCCAATATCACGGTGCCGTCAGGCACGCCGGTGACGCTGGAGCTCACCGACCCGCTGCAGATTCAATAAGACGCCTCGAAGTGCCGCAAGGCGGCCCGAGTTCTACTCGGGCCGCCTTCTTGTGGCGCCCGCGGGGCTACCGCTCGTCGGTGGACCGGTGACGAACAGACCGTTCACGGCGTGGGCTTTCAGCAATCAGTTCCAAAATGCCAAGTATCCGGGATAGTCGCGGAAGTATTCCGCAACGGCGACGAATTTGCCATCTGCTAGTCTAAATACCAACACCTAATCGCCGTTCAGCGAATTTCCCTTGCGCGTTCCCGTCACCACAGCCTTTTTTGTAGGACCTCGAGGCAAGCGCGGGAGAACTGGCTCATCGTTCATGCGTTACGCGCCGCAACGGCGCGACCGGCTTCGCGGAACAGAAAAATCGAGGTTAAGCGTGTCCAAACTTCGCGTACACTGTTTCAGCATGTCCATCGACGGTTACGGGGCGGGCTTGCATCAGAGCCTTGAGAACCCACTCGGCGCTGGTGGACGTGAGCTACACGAATGGGTGTTCAAGACGCGCGCCTTCCATGCCATGGGCGGCGAAGACGGCGGCGGAACGGGCGTCGACAATGACTTTGTGGCCCGAGGTTTCGAAAATATCGGTGCATGGATCCTCGGCCGGAATATGTTCGGACCTGTGCGCGGCCCTTGGACGGATGATACGTGGAAAGGGTGGTGGGGCGAAACTCCTCCGTATCACACCCCGGTCTTCGTCCTCACCAATCATGCGCGCCCCTCACTAGCAATGAACGGCGGAACGACATTTCACTTCGTCACAGACGGAATCGAGAACGCGCTTGATCGTGCTCGGGAAGCCGCCGGAGGAAAGGACATCCGACTGGGCGGCGGGGTTGCGACGATTCGAGAGTATCTTCAAGCAAGACTCGTCGATGATATGCACTTGGCGTATGCCCCTGTCTTGCTTGGCTCCGGAGAATCTCTCTTCGAGGGGTTGGATGTGCCGGCGCTCGGATATCAGGTGCGAGCGCATGCGTCGACTGCCACGTCTTTGCATGTGATGATCGCAAAGAACTAGACAAACGGTCGGGTCGGCGACATCGATCCGACTGCTGTGTCTCTCGTCTACCGCATTTACCGCGACGGAGGGATGCTACGAGGCGTTCTAACCGGAGCGCCAAAACGTGAAGCCGGAATCCTTTGTGCTTATCAGCATGCCCCCGACATTTCCGTCGGTATCCTCCGCGAAGATAAATATTAGAATGCCATGGGTGAATGTTACGCGGTAGCGGTACGCGGTTCGGTTATGCCCGTCGTTGCTTACATACGATCGCTTGTCCACGAAGCGCATTGATTTGGGAATGCCGTACGGCTTTAGAATCTTTTGCGCAGCAAGCACCAGATTATTTCGGACAACCGGATTGGCAGGCGCATCCTTCGGCCCGCCGCCGAACTGACTCCAGTCCCAATCGCCGTTGATACAGCGATACAACCACTCGGCAGCGCGGGCCGGCACGCTACCGCGCTGATAATGACGCACCAACGCAGGTGCGATCGTTGGCGACGGTGTCACAAACGCGGACAAGGAGTTCTGGCGGCTGGAGCAACTTATGATCAATAGGAGAAGAGGCAATAGCCGCACATTCAAGATCCGCCGATTCCGTTTCACGGCGTGGCGCTCAATGAACCGTAACGCTGACGTCAAAGCGATTTCCGCAAGAATCCGATATCTCAATAATGGTCTTGCCATGCGCTACCGATGTTATGACGAACTGATGTGAACTTGTTCCGCGCTCGGCCGTCGCGACCGGCGGATTCGCGCTTACGGCTTTCCACGGTCCGCTATAGTTCGTCTCTTCAACGGTTACGATCTCACTCTGACCGGGCCCGGTCGCGATCCAGCCAGTTGGGATGACCGAGATTTGCCGAAGCACGTAAATTCCAACGGACTGAAGATGATCGGTGAACCACAGATTGCCGTCAGGACCAGTTATGATAGTCCACGGTTGGCCGCCGAACGAGGCCAAGGGATTCAAGTAGGTCAGCTCACCGCCCGTCGTGATTCTGCCCAAAGCACGGTCCGAAGCGCTTGTAAACCAAAGGGCATGATCCGGGCCAACCGTGATACTTCCCGACGGGCGAATGGTTGTCGGATATATGGTAGCCATGCCGCGTGGCGTCATCCTACCAACTGCCGACGCGCACGTGAACCAGATATTCTTGTCCGGCGTCGTCACGATTCCCAGCGGCGCGCATGGAATCGGATATGACGCGATCGCACCGCTGGAGGGCACGATTCTGGCAAGCTTCGAGGCCTGCGATTCGGCGAACCAAACACTTCTATCGGTGCCGGCGGTAACGCTCGTGATTCCAGGATTTCCGTTGAGGGCGTAGCGCGTCATAAGCCCGGCCGGCGTCAACTTACTGATATGCGCGCGACTGCCGAACCATATATTCCCGTCGGATCCCTCGGCAATGCCGTGCAGTCCTGAATCTTCGGCAACTGGATATTGGGTTGAAACGCCATCGCTCGTGACGACGTCGATCGCGTTCTTGCCATTGTCGGTCATGTAGAACTTGCGGTCTGATCCTACGGCTAGATCGCCGGGTTGATCGTCGGCCGCGAGCTCGATCGGGTGCTGGCTGCCGAATATCTCGACGCGGACCAGACTATGTCCGGCGGATTCCGTGAACCAAATGTGCCCGTCGGGGCCGATGGTGATCCCTTCTGGCGTCGTCGATGGAGGGTTATAAACCGGAAAGTAGACCCAGTCGGGCGGATTGCCATCTTGCAGCACGTTGACACGGACCGTCGTCTGGCTTACGGACGGAGATTGCATCGCGAACAAAGCGGGGAGCAGTGCGGCAATCAGCGCGAGAAGCGCAGCTTTCATTCGGCAACGGTCTCCAAGGTTTCCAGCAGTTCTTCTCCGTGCGTCTTCGACGAGGCGAAAAACAAACCCAGTTTACACTACGTTACCAAAGCCGGCGAAAATCGTAACTGTTGAGCTCAACAGTCGTAAGTGCAAAGAGGCGATTCCGTCGTTGGGCGGACAATTGTTCGATTGTGCCGGAATTCATCCGCCAATCGTCCGAAGACGAAATGATCCTCGAGTTCGTCAGAGCTGAGCTCGAATCACCGATACATCGGGATCGGTGCAAGATTCCGTCCGGATATACGCTCGCCGAGTTAGTCGGCCATCCCGATCTGAAGAATGCCGATCACAACGCCGCACGCTTGAGCATGCTTTTCTACCGGGGATACGCCACGCGGTCGTCGCTGTTCACAGGATTCCCGCGCGAAGTTGCGTGGACGCTGCACAGGTTCACATTAGCAGAAATCGGCTCATTCAAATATGCGAAGGTGCCGCCATGGTCGACCCTCGTCGATCACGACCGGCTTGTGAGCGAAGGCGCGATGGAGATCGAAAACGCTCGCGACCGCGCGCTCAGCCTCAAGGTGCCGGTCAAAGCGATATTGGACGTTCGCCGAAAGTTCGAGACCGGCAAAACCTTCTCCCGACTGATCGCCGCGGAAATCGACGGGTCGTATGTGATCGTCGAAGGCAACGCGCGGGCGACCGCATTTATCGGCTCGCGCGAAGATCGGCCGGTGGAAGCTATCGTGGGTCACGCCGACAATTTCAAGGATTGGCCGTTGCGCTGATCGCGCCGTCAGTGGGGTGCGACCGGCTACGCGGGTCCTGTGGCGATCGCCGGTCCGTCCGGCAATCCCCATTCCGCCCATGAGCCGTCGTACAGCGCCGAGCCGCGCACACCGAGCCGATAGAGCGCAAGCGACAATACGGCTGCAGACACACCCGAACCGCACATCGTCACGATCGGCCGCTCAAGATCGACACCTGCAGTTGAAAATGCTCGCCGCAATTCCGCCGTCGGCTTCATAACGCCCGTCGCCGGATCGATCAGATCGCCGAAGGGAACGCTCCGGCTGCCGGGTATGTGGCCCGATCGCCGGCCTGGCCACGGTTCCGCAACGGTGCCTTCGAAGCGCTCGCGGGCGCGCGCATCGACGATTTGCTCCGCCCGCTTTTCGACGTTCGCGAGAACCTGCCGCTTGTCGCGGACGAAAGCGGAGTCGAGAGACGAACGGAAACGGCCCGGCTCGGGTTTGACGAATCCCATTTCGGTGGGTCGGCCCTCGAGGAGCCACTTTTTCAGGCCGCCGTCTAGCACTTTCACTTTGTCGTGGCCGAAACTGAGAAACATCCACCACGCGCGCGACGCGCCGAGCCAGTTTCCAGAATCGTAGGCGATGACGAGATCGTCGTCCGATATCCCGAGCGATGAAACATCTCGAGCGAATTGCTCGGCGGCAGGATACATGTGCGGCAGCGAACTGGTGCGATCCGCAATCGCGTCGACATCGAAGAACACCGCGCGGGGGATGTGCGCCTTCGCATATTCGTCGACGGGGCGCGGCATCGTGCCCGGCATGGCAAACGACGCATCGACGATCCGGATGTGCGGGTCCTCGAGATGCCTCGCGAGCCAGTCGGTTGAGACGAGGGGGTCGTCGATCATAGCTTGATTGTGAACCTCATGTGAAATTCATGGATGGAGGCGGCGCGTTTGGATGTCGGGCGCCTCGATTTCGCCAGTCACTTCAAGGTGATCGACGCGCAGTCGTCCGACAGTCAGATCTCCGATGATCAACGATCGAAGTTTTCCGTCGAGAACCGATGCGCGTTTGATCGCGAGGCGTCCGATCGCGATCGTGCCGACGGCGAGAGCGCCGATCGCGAACGCACCGACCGCAAACGCTCCAACCGCCATCGCTATTCTTGGCTCGGGTCTTTTCATCGGATCACCTACTTCTCCTCAGGACGCTTGCATCCACGATTAGAC comes from Candidatus Eremiobacteraceae bacterium and encodes:
- a CDS encoding copper amine oxidase N-terminal domain-containing protein, yielding MFNPISAPRFPRLALFLCGLAIALSAYAMPASAASYQVVLNGVNLALSQAPVQRGGRLFVPMRSIFQGLSAGVANDNGTINATAGTNTVQVKIGSNQAVVDGRQVFLDAPPFLENSIAMVPLRFVSEALGANVDYNNQTGAINIAAAKPAIPSGSIINATLDTALYTKNAYIGQPVTLTVSQNAQDAPSALAGATIYGKVVEAQAAAQGTNPSVQIAVDSIALANSSDPQPIAAKVLKVDPIQGSMIAKEAAGTLGGMLLGNWIGKAMDSNQGGLIGAVGGYMLTSNSKANITVPSGTPVTLELTDPLQIQ
- a CDS encoding dihydrofolate reductase family protein, which encodes MSKLRVHCFSMSIDGYGAGLHQSLENPLGAGGRELHEWVFKTRAFHAMGGEDGGGTGVDNDFVARGFENIGAWILGRNMFGPVRGPWTDDTWKGWWGETPPYHTPVFVLTNHARPSLAMNGGTTFHFVTDGIENALDRAREAAGGKDIRLGGGVATIREYLQARLVDDMHLAYAPVLLGSGESLFEGLDVPALGYQVRAHASTATSLHVMIAKN
- the sseA gene encoding 3-mercaptopyruvate sulfurtransferase, which gives rise to MIDDPLVSTDWLARHLEDPHIRIVDASFAMPGTMPRPVDEYAKAHIPRAVFFDVDAIADRTSSLPHMYPAAEQFARDVSSLGISDDDLVIAYDSGNWLGASRAWWMFLSFGHDKVKVLDGGLKKWLLEGRPTEMGFVKPEPGRFRSSLDSAFVRDKRQVLANVEKRAEQIVDARARERFEGTVAEPWPGRRSGHIPGSRSVPFGDLIDPATGVMKPTAELRRAFSTAGVDLERPIVTMCGSGVSAAVLSLALYRLGVRGSALYDGSWAEWGLPDGPAIATGPA
- a CDS encoding class I SAM-dependent methyltransferase; amino-acid sequence: MDFINSYEDANRAAAYSTLQFANTYFLAYRDLPAIIAHHVAGKRALDFGCGTGRSTRFLQALGFDVIGVDISEDMVRLARDTDPSGDYRLIPGDDFTGLGVGNFDLVLSAFTFDNVPGGLKGRIISDLGKLLTPKGAIISIVSSPEIYTHEWASFSTKDFPENASAKSGDVVRIIVTDHHDRRPVEDILCTDDTYQEIFANAGLNAIQTLRPLATRSESYTWSNETTVAPWVIYVLKRAS
- the ygiD gene encoding 4,5-DOPA dioxygenase extradiol; the protein is MAEILPAIFFGHGNPMNAVLNNNYTEGWRRIGAQIAKPRAILAISAHWFVPDTGVTVSTAPRTIHDFGGFPRELYDIQYPAPGDPELARRVQKMLAPLEVKLDTSWGLDHGTWSVLRHVYPEASTPIVQLSIDEAQPPSFHFEIGRKLAALREDGVLIVGSGNLVHNLHTYAWGRHDPEPFDWAIRFETEARGLLLAGDPRPLINYETLGKEALLSVPTPDHYLPLLYVIGTRQRDDVITFPVEGVDGGSISMLTVRVGSQAS
- a CDS encoding GNAT family protein, with the protein product MPKTDVAIAAPRPAGVRVVARTEAHVSAIAAAFNRGDAAASTLYHLPRSHVALSAGYEGGRRHRTIRNFTILRDHEVIGVCSLLPPTFAGVQLAIAIFDAPSRGRGIGRFAVSALCELAFDELRIGRVELGTYPDNHAAIRCYEACGFSREALLRRYIYHDGAWRDLLWMARAKSDSQISGGRR